The Juglans microcarpa x Juglans regia isolate MS1-56 chromosome 2D, Jm3101_v1.0, whole genome shotgun sequence DNA window ccgttggaaaaatatagccattggaaaaaatatatccGTTGTAAAATATATGactgttgaaaaaatatatcagttGGAAGAATATGACCATTGTAAAAAGAAATACCGTTAGAAAGTTATATCCGTTGGAATAGTatgaacgttagaaaattaatacgtatttttttaataacgaataaatattcaaattacaattataattaaaataaataaaaattttaaaatcaatattttaatagaattgtaATAGATTCAGAGAATTTGTTATTTAgttatgttattaaaaaatgactagttaaatttataaaaatgaatttcttagtcaaattttagccaaattttagcTAGGCCACTGCTCATACTCTACTCTTTTATCAACTTATTAAACCATATAATTGCATAATTGTACGAGTAatgctattcattattttaatttttattattttcttattattttataatgtgatattagattattaaatattatttattatattttaattatgaacttatcatctaaatatatattatagaatgataaaaaaatgataagaaaataaatgatgaataaactttttctaattGTATTAGTGGATGTGGAAACGTTTTACACAATTATTCCCGCTTCCAATACAGTACTGACAGGCGACAGCTATGCCCATTTTAAATAGCAACAACAAAGCGCCCTCATTACCCACTAGCTCTTATCTGTTCAAGTTAGCGCAAGCGAACAGTCTCTTTCCCACACAAAGACAAGACGACACACTttgagagagatggaagagtTGAAACCGAAGCCGGCAAATTCATCACCTCTAACCCCAATAGGCTTCCTGGATAGAGCAGCTGCTGTCTACGGCGATTGTCCTTCTGTCGTCTACAACGACACCACCTACACTTGGTTCCAGACCCACCGCCGATGTCTCCAATTAGCCTCGTCTCTCTCTTCCCTCGGCATCAAGAGCGGCCACGTTGTCTCCGTTCTGGCTCCGAACCTCCCCGCCATGTACGAGCTCCACTTCGCCGTACCCATGGCCGGCGCCATCCTCAACACTATCAACACCCGTCTTGATGCCCGCATGGTTTCCATCATTCTCCGTCATGGCGAATCAAAGCTCGTCTTCGTTGACCACCTCTGTCGCAATCTTGCTGTGGAAGCCCTCTCTTTGTTCCCACCACACGTCCAGCGCCCAGTTCTTATCCTCATTACGGATGACGAGGTCTCACTGACAGTACCATCATCGTCGTCGGCCGATCATTTCCTTGCCACTTACGAAGGAGTAGTAGAGAAAGGCGATCCTGAGTTCAAGTGGGTCCGCCCGAAGAGCGAGTGGGACCCCATGGTTTTGAACTACACTTCCGGTACAACCTCCTCTCCTAAAGGTGTGGTACACTGCCACAGGGGAGTATTCATCGTAGCTCTTGATGCCCTCATAGACTGGCCTGTACCAAAACATCCTGTTTACTTATGGACCCTACCGATGTTTCACGCTAATGGCTGGAGCTTCCCTTGGGGCATGGCAGCTGTTGGTGGAACCAACGTCTGCCTCCGTAAATTCGACTGTCACACAATCTACCGCCTCATTGAAAGACACGGCGTGACTCACATGTGTGGTGCTCCTGTGGTGCTCAACATGCTATCCAACTCTTCTGATTACAATAAGCGATCGCTCAGAAAACCCGTTCATATCCTCACAGCCGGGGCTCCACCACCGGCGAGTGTACTGCTTAAAACCGAGTCAGTGGGTTTTTCAGTGAGTCACGGTTACGGGTTGACTGAAACGTGTGGTATCGTGGTGTCATGCGCCTGGAAACCACAATGGAACAGGTTTCCTGCGTCGGAGAGAGCTAGGCTAAAGGCAAGACAAGGAGTGAGGACGGTGGGGATGACTGAAGTGGACGTAGTGGATGCGGAGTCAGGAGAGAGTGTGAAACGAGACGGGTTAACACCCGGTGAAGTCGTACTAAGAGGCGGGTGTGTGATGCTGGGTTATCTCAAAGATCCGGAGGGGACCTCCAAGTGCATGAGAGACAATGGTTGGTTTTACACTGGGGACGTGGGAGTCATGCACCCAGATGGTTATTTGGAGATCAGGGATCGGTCAAAGGATGTGATCATAAGCGGTGGAGAGAATTTGAGCAGCGTGGAGGTGGAGTCGGTGCTGTATTCGCATCCGGCGGTTAACGAGGCGGCCGTAGTGGGTCGGCCGGATGAGTTCTGGGGAGAGACGCCTTGTGCGTTTGTGAGCTTGAAGGATGATGCTAGGATGGCAACTGAGAAAGAGATCATAGAATTTTGTAGGGCTAAGTTGCCACACTACATGGTGCCCAAGACGGTGGTGTTCAGGGATGATTTGCCCAAGACTTCTACCGGGAAGATCCAGAAGTTTGTGCTCAGAGATCAGATTGCCAAGAGCATGGGATCTTCAAGAGCTAGTCGGATGTAGTAGTCACAGTATCGCATGATCCTTGTCTAGATTTACCCAGGCTCCAGTTCTTGTTAATTCTCACGTTGTAAGGGAACAGTGATAATAGCTGCAGTTTTTATGGATAAGTGTCcggaaaataattgtttttttttttattcgaaaAAATAATTGTTGCAGGTCTTGGGATTGATCACTTGTTAATATTATAGTTGTGATGCCCTCGAACGTACATGTTTGTTGGTCCAAAATAATGTGATTGGTTCTATTTTAAAACTAATCTTCAACTCTTTTGTTAATTTGAGAAACAAGGACTCTTCTCTCTAAACCCAAACCCAGACCGCAACTTTCTCTCTAAACCCAGCTCATTCAGACCGGCTAGAGGGGGTGAGAGTTTCGGCTCCTTCCCCCTTCACTCTTTCCCTCTActtctctgatttttttttgtattttgtttttttttttctttttcattttttcaggCTAAATAAAGGGAGAATTGCTGTTCGTGGTCTTCGGGGTCTTTATAGCCAACACGCGCCCCACCAGGAGGTTGCCCAGCCGCCGATCTACACGTCCACCGAACACGGCCCCAACCGGAGTGGAGCGTAGCCTGCACGCGCGGGACGAAAATTTCGAAGCTCGTCGGCGCGTGGCCCTCACGCGCCACCAAGGAGCTCTATGCCGTTGCAACGCGCGGCAGCTCCCGAACCGGCGACTCTGGATCTCCCAAGACCGACCGTCGGTTTTCCCTTCCGAGTCATTTTTTGTGCactgtttttccctttttacaatattttctctatgtaatttatttatgcattatctttattttcaagaaaacaaaaaaactcaaaaacattTGTCCCTTCGGACTTAGGTCCAAAGGGTGTTGTCCCCCCTCCACTTAGTCGGTGATGTTGAGGTTTGGTTTCTCTATACTCAATCTAGTTGAGTATGGAGTTTTATGTTTGGTTACTGTGAACTCTATTGGGAATAGAGTTATGCTATCTCTTAGACTTCGGTCTTTAGAGATAAGCtgtctggactagaccatgtcagtcacaatAGTGTACTGAGATTCTACTAACATTTgtaattgacttgttgtttgaagtcaaagttgtatgtcctcttaaataaatggaatgagatcctttttataaaaaaaaaaaaaactcttttgttaatttaaattaaatctgCTCTATGCTTTTTAATTTGATGCGATTAGATAAATTATCATCAAAATTAACTCCTCGGCAGATAAATAGAAAGTTAGTTGACACGCACCGTCAAAGACCTGCAGGTCAATATATGAAGCGTCGACGTCcatgattggttttttttttttttttttaattgacatCGTTAGGGGACGTTGATTAACTCATAAAGTGGCCGCAAATAAGAACGCTAAAAATGcaaactatttcttttttaaaaaaataaaaggatattAATTAGAAACAAAACGTGGCATGATCAGACGGTTATgctaatttaaactatttttctggtaaaaattaaaacaattaaatcgaattaattaaaaatttaaatgaatctCAACAACCGATCAATGAAGAGTAGGTAGGAgtggaaaaatagagagagatgtGTATCGATTGACAAAGCAGTACATTATTAATTGATTAGTGAGCATTCCCATATATGCAATGTGCGAGTCTGTGCGACCCTGACtccgtttgttttcagagatgagatgagatgagatgagatgagattaaagttaaaaagttgaataaaatattgttaaaatatattttttaatattatttttgtttagagatttaaaaaagttgaattgtttattttattttgtatagagatttggaaaaattgtaatgataaagtgagatgagatgagatgagatgagatgtttcttgaaaataaacgagatgtACAGCGTGAATCATATTTTTAGGAAAGGAAATGTCGCGGTTGATCCCTTGTCAAGAGTGGAGTTGAGAGTTTAGAAATAGATTGGTCTGGAGATAGTTTCATGTTACTTACCAGattaagaagttttttttttgtatggataAAATTGACCTTTCTTATCTGTGGACTTCTTAATATCGTTCCTGATAGGTTGTTCgtgcttctttttatttttgataatcTCACTTGCTTGTGTcctttttgtatgtttttatattgtttatgtCACTTGTtttgccttctatttttttttgtattttatctaGTTGCTTTACGATTTTTGAGGCCTGACTTTTAGATTTTTATGCTTATTTGTATCCCTCAAGCATCTGGATGTAATCATAATTTTCCTCCGTCACAAGTGAGGACTATCAATAAATTTGatattcttttctcttctttaaaaaaaaaatccgttgGACCCATGTAGCAATTACCATTTGCGAGTACTTTGCGTGGCTTTGGAATCTCCACTACTCTTCCATCGCTGAAGCTTTATTTCTACTCGCATGCATGTGATGAGATAGCAGCTCAAAATGCATATCAGGCATTCGACaaagggtgcggctactatgccgccccatattgataaacagttttttttttaatattttttaatatatttaaatatttttaaaaagtaaaaaaaatataccaatacatttaaaatcatttccttaatcactaagtaaaaaaaaaaaaaatttgacgaGCGGTCAAATAGAGTGGACAAAGTGAAGAGGCAAAGTAGTGTTTTCCTTCGACAAAATGCTCAAAGGATGAAACAGATTTTATTCCTCTGTTTTCTCGTGTTTCTACTGTGCCTttacattgttaatttatatagAGAAGTTTACATTTAACCGTTTCCCACAATTGTAGGATCAATTGCCACCTGTCCCACcagaaatgtattttttcattctAGAAGATTCTTCATTACTCTGGTGTACATTTCTTGCTTCTGCTGTGCATGTAGTCGACTTGATGTGTGCCTCTGCTGTGCATGTATTAgtgctttcttcttcttgtatgaCCGAATGATTGCTTGACTTATCTTCTTCCTTAACAGCATGGATGcacttaggaaaaaaaaaaaacaacaacaaagacGACCCACTTGTCTTTTGATTAAGGTCTAGTGCTCATCACATCATGCCTGTGTAGGACCTGTTTTATGACGAAACTGCAGGATGAATGTTAGGCCCCCATGTCGAGTTGGCCCTAGAGGAGCCGCCCATGCCTTAGTCATGGTGGAGACAAGCACCTTGGCTAGCCTACAACcatgccttggctcgtgggatgacacgcacggggcgcccagcatgcatgcatgccttggcccgcgcGATGGCACCcccggggcgcccagcatgcaggcTAGCGAGGCTAGCTAGGTTAGCAGCCGCACGGCAGCATGCGCAGCACAGACCCGCGCGCACATGCGCGCAGCGCAGGCAAGCGCGCGCATGCGCGCGGCACCAGGTGCCCCAGCGGGCCGCACGCCCAGACTCTTTGCAGTGCGCAAGCCCGCGCGCACACCAGTGGGCCGCATGGCCCTGCGAGCACCCGCGCGCCGCACAGGCAAGCAAGCccacgcgcgcgcgcgcacgcCCAAGGTGACCATGCCGCACACCCGCATGGCCTTAGCAGATCCTGCCGCACATCCACTTGACCATGGGCCCTGCCGCACGCCAGCACGCCCACGCCCATCCTGCAGAGcaccagcgaggttagtggcacgccccatggcgtGCCACccagcgcacggctccagcccgtgccaTGCAGCCAACATCCAAGCCACCTACTTGGACCATGCCGAACCAACACTTAGCCATGGGCCAACCAACCAACATGCAACCacttagcccaccatgggcccgAGCATGTCACACCATGGTTTAGTCCATGGCtctatcttattattttatttacttaagcttttaattaattgttatttactttgaagggaccattttagggtttccaagttgtaaccTATAAATAGGAACCTTAGTCATTGCATGaggatcttttggcaaattcccttgTGGGTAgacttttgttcttgagatcacatTTCGGTGCTAgagcacttgggctctttgggtgcaatccgtgaatcccaaggagaggatcacaccttgcaatccgtgaataggtgtgattcatttatctatCTTGTTtcacaacttggtgcaattcgtgaatccaagttgtggttttaatcttttggttcaagttcatcaataaagaggtttatttcatctatgtgcaattcgtgaatcatagtTGAATTGGCTTTCTTTTGCTTACTTTGTTCTtgataattttatcatttgttcatcttgttcatcacgtgttcatcttgttcatcatttgttCATTGGTGAAAACCATCCCATTACCATCATCCAATCCGAACAACTCCCATTTCGACCAACACAAGTGTTAGTCAACTTTCCATAGTTGAGTGATCCCTTGTAAAACCCTAGCCGTATTCTGCCATAAGCAATCAAGTTAAATTCGGCAATCACTTGCCTAATTTAACTTGCCCTAGCCGCCACCCATACTTTCCATAGTTAGAgctcctataatttaggaaccctaattgACCACTTCCTTCCATATATGGCCATCCCTTGATTCCCTCCAAATCCCATAACTTTAGGAAACCTTCCTAAAGTCAAATTCCTAGCCGTCCAACTCATCCATCCTTGTTCAAACCCTAGCCGACCCACattcttccaaaccctaaactcCAACCcaaagtggcgccaaccctagcacCCCCTAGTGCCGTGCGCCACAACCATTCCTAGCCATACACTACCTTAAACCATTCCCTTCTTACCATCATTCTCTtagcctaaacacctaacctcaccATATCATATCACCCTTTGGTCACATTGACCATCTTTGGACGAGGACCAAGCAAGAGAAGAACTAAGACTCGGTCACTTTGAGGCAAGCTTTGGATTAGCAAGGcaagtgtttagggacttgaccggggtccctaacatttatggtgctttcattgagaggTATCTTGTTTGGTTAATATTGAGAAGTGCTCACTTCTCCAAGAGGTAAACAACGCGTTAACTTGAACCTTTGTGAATTTGTTGGGGAAGACCCTCGTTGGATCCCATATATTCTTGTTGTTTGTGAAATTGAAGTTTGGGGGTTGAGGTAGAGGACGGAGTAGAGTTCTCGTAGGGATCGACCACTCTTGAAGGTGGGGGATCCAAGGTTGGACCGTGCGTGTGCAAGAGGCGTTGCCCATCTTTGAAGGTGGACAACTCAAGGTTGGACTTGGTGGACTCATCTTACCGACCAAGAAAAGTGCACAAGCCGTCCAAGCTACATCAACCCGAGTTTGTCAGTTTGCAAGCACTTCCAAGAGACTAGTTTGCAAGCAACATGACCACAAGTCACCAAGAGACCGATGAGCTCAATAGTTCCAACCGGGAACGAATTGAGAAGCTTGAAGAACAAAATACAAGAGTATTGGACATCTTGAGTGAGCTCAAGTCCAATATGGCAGAACTTAAGGTGGCCGTGAATGTCACCTCACGTGACAAGGAGGAACAAAAAAGAACCATAGATGCTTTGAGGAGAGAGACGCATGAGAATGTGG harbors:
- the LOC121249612 gene encoding probable acyl-activating enzyme 5, peroxisomal, encoding MEELKPKPANSSPLTPIGFLDRAAAVYGDCPSVVYNDTTYTWFQTHRRCLQLASSLSSLGIKSGHVVSVLAPNLPAMYELHFAVPMAGAILNTINTRLDARMVSIILRHGESKLVFVDHLCRNLAVEALSLFPPHVQRPVLILITDDEVSLTVPSSSSADHFLATYEGVVEKGDPEFKWVRPKSEWDPMVLNYTSGTTSSPKGVVHCHRGVFIVALDALIDWPVPKHPVYLWTLPMFHANGWSFPWGMAAVGGTNVCLRKFDCHTIYRLIERHGVTHMCGAPVVLNMLSNSSDYNKRSLRKPVHILTAGAPPPASVLLKTESVGFSVSHGYGLTETCGIVVSCAWKPQWNRFPASERARLKARQGVRTVGMTEVDVVDAESGESVKRDGLTPGEVVLRGGCVMLGYLKDPEGTSKCMRDNGWFYTGDVGVMHPDGYLEIRDRSKDVIISGGENLSSVEVESVLYSHPAVNEAAVVGRPDEFWGETPCAFVSLKDDARMATEKEIIEFCRAKLPHYMVPKTVVFRDDLPKTSTGKIQKFVLRDQIAKSMGSSRASRM